A section of the Dehalobacter sp. DCM genome encodes:
- the pglX gene encoding BREX-1 system adenine-specific DNA-methyltransferase PglX, with translation MNKNAIQKYAVWARNELIEQVKQRAYQYGINDKGYGDGNAAVIAGRVLSADEKRQRAAFVAQIKDHGYQQAVEEVAYIWFNRFVALRFMEVNDYLPTHVRVFSDASGGFSPEILKDVLHLDLDGLDKSKVSELIHDNKTDELYRYLLLTQCNSLNEALPEMFEKLGSYTEMLLPNNILKLDGVLGRLVTDIPEEDFHDAVQIIGWLYQYYNTEPKQEVFDGLKKNVKITKENIPAATQLFTPDWIVRYMVENSLGRLWLESHPNSRLRECWKYYLDEAEQTPEVAERLRILRTENAVKSPEDIKVIDPCMGSGHILVYTFDVLMQIYTSEGYSERDAAKLILEKNLYGLDIDRRAYQLAYFSLMMKARQYNRRILTVGVRPQVYEPTGYAYGMEYGSLVRVDKLEPMPELSKGQQMMLFDDSYETKLNVWNFRRLLAQKYDVVVTNPPYRGSSDVAAMLANFLKNEYPNSKSDLFAAFIERCEVFTKHNGYCSMVTMQSWMFLSSYEILRKRIIGINTISSLVHIGYNSFPDINSKVAQAVAFTIFNNGIQEYYGKYLDLTSKYPQAFDKESAYFHEIEHPYIVCEDNFAKIPGSPVAYWAGESVFRLFSENKLIDDIYFPRQGLATGDNEKFLRLWFEVKRNDIGISHNNINEFFDSKNKYIPYNKGGSFQRWYFKQEWVIRFDYPSYCNLQTVGNHLPSKEFYFKESITWSKVTSGSFSMRYVPIGSAFDVAGCSIFSKGADLMYLLGFTNSVVMQFLMNVLSQTLNYEVGTVKSMPLIHDIALADSILRLVCNNKTFVKNDYDSTETSWDFVCHPLVCGERTVAAAFDKWKHKAAERFEKLKANEEEINRIFIDIYGLQDELAPEVEDKDVTVRRADLGREVRSFVSYAVGCMFGRYSLDAEGLVYGGGHWDAGKYRTFIPDKDNIIPICDDEYFDDDIVGRFVDFVRVVYGAETLDENLKFIAEAIGGKGTPREVIRNYFLNDFYSEHCKIYQKRPIYWLFDSGKKNGFKALIYLHRYSRDLLAKLRTDYVHEQQERYRTQLVHITTALTSATGADRARLLKQQDKLTEQSREIGVYEEKVHHLADQNIMIDLDDGVKKNYEIFTDVLAKI, from the coding sequence ATGAACAAAAACGCCATACAAAAATATGCAGTTTGGGCGCGGAATGAACTCATCGAACAGGTGAAGCAGCGCGCCTACCAATATGGTATCAACGACAAGGGCTACGGCGACGGGAATGCCGCAGTTATCGCCGGGCGCGTACTGTCCGCAGACGAGAAGCGGCAACGCGCAGCTTTTGTCGCGCAAATAAAAGACCACGGCTATCAGCAAGCAGTTGAGGAAGTAGCTTACATTTGGTTTAACCGTTTTGTTGCACTTCGTTTTATGGAAGTCAACGACTATCTTCCGACCCATGTTCGCGTGTTTTCAGATGCGAGTGGGGGCTTCAGCCCCGAAATCCTAAAAGATGTTTTGCACCTTGACTTGGACGGCTTAGATAAATCGAAGGTGTCTGAACTGATACACGATAACAAGACTGATGAACTTTACCGCTACCTTCTACTGACACAATGCAACTCATTAAACGAAGCATTACCGGAGATGTTTGAAAAATTGGGAAGCTACACTGAGATGCTCCTACCTAACAACATCCTAAAACTGGATGGAGTGCTTGGGCGACTTGTGACCGACATACCCGAAGAAGACTTCCACGACGCGGTGCAAATCATTGGGTGGCTATATCAGTATTACAACACAGAGCCGAAGCAGGAAGTCTTCGACGGCTTGAAGAAGAACGTTAAGATTACAAAAGAGAATATTCCCGCCGCGACGCAGCTTTTCACACCGGATTGGATTGTGCGATATATGGTAGAGAACTCGCTGGGGAGGCTGTGGCTGGAATCTCACCCAAACAGTAGACTTCGTGAGTGTTGGAAATACTACCTCGACGAGGCAGAGCAAACGCCGGAGGTCGCGGAGCGGTTACGCATTCTACGCACGGAGAATGCGGTGAAATCGCCGGAAGACATTAAGGTAATAGATCCCTGTATGGGTAGTGGTCATATTTTGGTGTACACCTTTGATGTGCTGATGCAGATTTACACCTCCGAGGGTTATTCTGAGCGCGATGCAGCTAAGCTGATACTCGAAAAGAATCTTTACGGTCTGGATATTGACCGTAGGGCCTACCAGCTTGCCTATTTCTCGCTTATGATGAAAGCTCGGCAGTACAACCGCAGGATTCTGACCGTCGGCGTACGCCCACAGGTGTATGAACCGACAGGCTATGCGTACGGAATGGAATACGGCTCGCTCGTTCGAGTGGATAAACTCGAACCGATGCCGGAGTTATCGAAAGGTCAACAAATGATGCTGTTTGACGACAGCTATGAAACGAAGCTTAACGTTTGGAACTTTCGCAGACTGCTCGCGCAGAAGTACGACGTGGTTGTGACCAACCCACCGTATCGTGGTTCTTCTGACGTCGCGGCGATGCTTGCAAATTTTCTTAAGAATGAATACCCCAACAGCAAAAGCGACCTATTCGCCGCATTTATAGAACGATGCGAGGTGTTCACGAAGCATAACGGCTATTGCAGCATGGTAACAATGCAGTCTTGGATGTTTTTATCAAGTTATGAGATATTACGAAAAAGAATTATTGGAATAAATACGATTTCCTCGTTAGTGCATATTGGGTATAATAGTTTCCCCGACATAAACTCGAAAGTCGCGCAAGCGGTGGCATTTACAATATTTAATAATGGAATACAAGAATATTATGGAAAATATTTAGATTTAACAAGTAAATATCCTCAAGCCTTTGATAAGGAAAGTGCGTATTTCCATGAAATTGAACATCCTTATATAGTTTGCGAAGATAATTTTGCAAAAATACCGGGCAGCCCTGTGGCGTATTGGGCAGGAGAGAGTGTTTTTAGGCTATTTTCGGAGAATAAGTTAATTGATGATATATATTTTCCGCGTCAAGGATTGGCAACTGGTGACAACGAAAAGTTTTTGCGTCTGTGGTTTGAAGTAAAACGTAATGATATAGGAATAAGCCACAATAACATAAATGAGTTTTTCGACAGTAAAAATAAATATATCCCGTATAACAAAGGCGGTTCATTTCAACGGTGGTATTTTAAACAAGAATGGGTGATTCGTTTTGACTACCCAAGCTACTGCAATCTCCAAACGGTCGGTAACCACTTACCGTCAAAGGAGTTCTATTTTAAGGAAAGCATTACTTGGTCAAAAGTTACGAGTGGAAGCTTCTCGATGCGTTATGTACCAATAGGTTCAGCTTTTGATGTTGCAGGTTGCTCAATTTTCAGCAAAGGTGCTGACTTAATGTACTTGCTAGGCTTTACTAACTCAGTGGTGATGCAGTTCCTAATGAATGTGTTAAGCCAAACTTTGAACTACGAAGTTGGCACTGTTAAATCTATGCCGTTGATTCATGATATCGCTTTGGCTGATTCGATTCTCAGATTAGTTTGCAATAACAAGACCTTCGTCAAAAACGATTACGACAGTACTGAAACATCATGGGACTTTGTCTGTCACCCGCTCGTCTGTGGCGAGCGGACGGTTGCGGCGGCGTTTGACAAATGGAAGCATAAGGCAGCTGAACGGTTCGAAAAGCTCAAAGCCAACGAGGAAGAAATCAATCGTATATTTATCGACATCTACGGCTTGCAGGATGAACTCGCACCCGAGGTTGAGGACAAAGACGTGACTGTGCGTCGCGCTGACTTAGGACGTGAGGTTCGAAGTTTTGTCAGTTATGCCGTGGGTTGTATGTTTGGACGGTACTCGCTTGATGCAGAGGGGCTTGTCTATGGTGGCGGGCACTGGGACGCGGGCAAGTATAGAACATTTATCCCTGACAAGGATAATATCATCCCGATTTGCGACGACGAGTATTTTGATGACGACATCGTGGGGCGGTTTGTGGACTTTGTGCGTGTGGTCTACGGTGCGGAAACCCTGGATGAGAACCTTAAGTTTATCGCCGAGGCGATCGGCGGTAAGGGTACGCCGCGCGAGGTCATTCGAAACTACTTCCTGAACGACTTTTACTCAGAACATTGCAAGATTTATCAGAAACGACCGATTTACTGGCTGTTTGACAGCGGAAAAAAGAACGGCTTCAAGGCTCTTATTTACTTACACCGCTATTCTCGTGACTTGCTCGCCAAACTGCGGACAGATTATGTTCACGAACAACAAGAGCGTTATCGCACACAGCTTGTCCATATCACCACTGCCTTAACCTCTGCAACAGGAGCTGACCGTGCAAGACTGCTAAAACAGCAGGATAAGCTGACAGAGCAGTCACGAGAAATTGGCGTATATGAGGAAAAGGTGCACCACCTCGCCGACCAAAACATCATGATTGACCTCGACGACGGTGTTAAGAAGAACTATGAGATCTTTACAGATGTTCTGGCGAAGATATAG